The Picrophilus oshimae DSM 9789 genome includes a window with the following:
- a CDS encoding acetolactate synthase large subunit encodes MGSRLIVESLKKQGVKAIFGIPGLYNMPVYDAFLEDVESGQLRHILMRHEQAAAHAADAYARATGFPGVCTATSGPGVTNLVTGLITAYQDSSPVVAITGQVNSSSIGKMSFQESDTPGIMFPVTKYTVQLRSVDEIPFWIEKAFYIASTGRPGPVVVDIPRDLQNTKIDDLKSLNRKLNYKPFRTIVDRDRISKALSLLLNAERPIMLVGTGVAWSGATDEVIKLSKMLGMPVVSTLPGKSSMPADYPLYLGAMGYYGKAEASMAALESDVMLVVGARLSDRTFTSYNEMAETGKKFIEINIDPGDFMKGIKPDIGIQGDSKLILKEMIKNIPEHALKHKNEWTKRVKELKDYYEKFYYIEDRKLKPFKILKTIRESLPRDAIMTTGVGQHQMWAEVFWENLEPRSFFSSTGMGTMGFGLPAAIGAKVGRPDKIVVDFDGDGSFLMTGNNLAVAVDYNIPVIAIVNDNRTLGLVRQVQDMFQNKRIVGVDYGNSPDLVKYAEAFGALGFDVENYDDIKNAIKTAIKEDVPAVIRVPVDKEELALPTLPPGGKLREMIVSDPRKKNNGDSKLP; translated from the coding sequence ATGGGATCACGTTTGATAGTTGAATCGCTTAAGAAGCAGGGTGTTAAGGCTATATTTGGCATACCTGGATTATACAACATGCCTGTGTACGATGCTTTTTTGGAGGACGTTGAGAGCGGGCAGTTAAGGCACATACTGATGCGGCATGAGCAGGCCGCCGCCCATGCTGCCGATGCATATGCAAGGGCCACTGGATTTCCTGGTGTTTGCACTGCAACATCCGGTCCTGGCGTAACAAACCTTGTTACAGGACTAATAACAGCATACCAGGATTCATCGCCGGTTGTTGCAATAACAGGCCAGGTTAACAGTTCATCAATAGGAAAGATGTCATTCCAGGAATCCGACACACCGGGAATAATGTTTCCTGTAACAAAATACACCGTGCAGCTAAGATCTGTTGATGAGATACCGTTCTGGATAGAAAAGGCATTTTACATAGCCTCCACCGGCAGGCCCGGCCCCGTGGTCGTTGACATACCAAGGGATTTACAGAACACAAAAATAGATGATTTAAAATCATTAAACAGGAAATTGAATTATAAACCCTTCAGGACAATAGTTGACAGGGACAGGATATCAAAGGCATTATCCCTTCTTTTAAATGCTGAAAGACCCATAATGCTTGTTGGTACCGGCGTGGCATGGTCAGGTGCCACCGATGAGGTGATAAAATTATCAAAAATGCTTGGAATGCCTGTTGTATCAACGCTTCCAGGTAAATCATCAATGCCTGCCGATTATCCGCTTTATTTGGGTGCAATGGGTTATTACGGAAAGGCTGAAGCGAGCATGGCTGCCCTTGAGAGCGATGTCATGCTTGTTGTCGGGGCAAGGCTCAGTGATAGAACGTTCACATCGTATAATGAGATGGCAGAGACCGGTAAAAAGTTCATAGAAATAAATATAGACCCCGGGGACTTCATGAAGGGTATAAAACCAGATATAGGCATACAGGGCGATTCAAAGCTGATATTAAAAGAGATGATAAAAAATATACCTGAGCACGCATTAAAACATAAAAACGAATGGACAAAAAGGGTAAAAGAGCTTAAAGATTACTATGAAAAATTCTATTATATAGAGGATAGAAAATTAAAACCGTTTAAGATATTAAAAACAATAAGGGAATCGCTTCCAAGGGATGCAATAATGACAACAGGTGTTGGCCAGCACCAGATGTGGGCAGAGGTCTTCTGGGAAAATCTTGAGCCAAGGTCATTCTTTTCATCAACCGGCATGGGAACCATGGGCTTTGGATTGCCTGCAGCCATAGGTGCCAAGGTTGGCAGGCCTGACAAAATAGTTGTCGATTTTGATGGAGACGGCTCTTTTTTGATGACAGGAAATAATCTTGCAGTTGCCGTTGATTATAATATACCTGTTATAGCAATAGTAAATGATAACAGAACCCTTGGGCTTGTGAGACAGGTTCAGGACATGTTCCAGAATAAACGTATAGTTGGTGTTGACTATGGAAATTCTCCGGATCTTGTTAAATACGCTGAGGCCTTTGGTGCCCTTGGCTTTGATGTTGAAAATTATGATGATATAAAAAATGCCATAAAAACTGCAATAAAGGAGGATGTGCCTGCTGTTATAAGGGTTCCTGTCGATAAAGAGGAGCTGGCGCTTCCGACGCTACCGCCTGGCGGTAAATTAAGGGAGATGATAGTAAGTGATCCAAGAAAAAAGAATAATGGTGATAGCAAGCTACCGTGA
- a CDS encoding DNA adenine methylase encodes MNILIKYPGSKGSLLNDIKDVFNRSSCSRLVDVFGGSGIVLLNLDAGEKIYNDINMDLVNLFKTLKYKYNDLYKMIKTLKNREVFDYYKYNIDSMGKNDVERAFKTFYLLNTTFGGQGNTYIKHDKSKFNLVSRIINNMENLRINISSWIIENLDYKYLIKKYDGKNTFFYIDPPYNGKRWYDFDIDSYKTLNSLISKMQGKYLMNFIMDDGIINIFGNPAFIRKYISTGNSYRYYYFYTNVR; translated from the coding sequence ATGAATATATTAATAAAATATCCAGGATCAAAGGGCTCTCTCTTAAATGACATAAAAGACGTTTTTAACAGGTCATCATGCTCAAGATTGGTTGATGTATTCGGTGGTTCAGGTATAGTTCTGCTAAACCTCGATGCAGGTGAAAAGATATACAATGATATAAACATGGATCTTGTAAATCTCTTTAAAACATTAAAATACAAATACAATGACCTTTATAAAATGATTAAAACATTAAAGAACAGGGAGGTTTTTGATTATTATAAATATAATATAGATTCCATGGGTAAAAATGATGTGGAGAGGGCATTTAAAACATTTTATTTATTAAACACAACATTTGGCGGCCAGGGAAATACCTACATAAAACATGATAAATCAAAATTTAACCTTGTTTCAAGGATAATAAACAACATGGAAAATTTGAGAATTAATATATCATCATGGATTATTGAAAACCTTGATTATAAGTATTTAATAAAAAAATATGATGGTAAAAACACATTTTTTTACATAGATCCACCATACAATGGTAAAAGATGGTATGATTTTGATATAGATTCATACAAAACGTTAAATAGTTTAATATCAAAAATGCAGGGCAAATACCTCATGAATTTTATAATGGATGATGGGATTATTAATATATTCGGCAATCCGGCCTTTATAAGAAAGTATATAAGCACTGGTAATTCATACAGATATTACTATTTTTATACAAACGTGAGATGA
- a CDS encoding DJ-1/PfpI family protein codes for MEKILILTGDAGESLEVMYPYQRLKEEGYEVHIAAPEKKKIQLVVHDFEDGFDTYTEKPGYKIDVDLAFRDVRPEEYIALVIPGGRAPEYIRNDPDFKRIVKYFFEKNEPVAELCHAPLGLAAAGVLNGRKTAAYPALAPDVTIAGGEFVDGAAVIDGNIVSARAWPDHPEWMRAFIKMLREKNKS; via the coding sequence ATGGAGAAGATACTAATATTAACAGGTGATGCCGGAGAATCCCTTGAGGTGATGTATCCATATCAAAGATTAAAGGAGGAGGGCTATGAGGTTCACATAGCCGCACCGGAAAAGAAAAAGATACAGCTTGTTGTTCATGACTTTGAGGACGGATTCGATACCTACACGGAAAAGCCAGGATATAAAATAGATGTCGATCTTGCTTTTAGGGATGTAAGACCTGAGGAGTATATTGCTCTTGTTATACCTGGTGGCAGGGCCCCGGAATATATAAGAAACGATCCTGATTTTAAGAGGATTGTAAAATACTTCTTTGAGAAGAACGAACCTGTTGCTGAGCTATGCCATGCTCCGCTTGGGCTTGCGGCTGCAGGCGTTTTAAATGGCAGAAAAACGGCAGCCTATCCTGCACTTGCGCCTGATGTAACAATCGCCGGTGGTGAGTTCGTGGATGGCGCGGCTGTTATAGATGGAAATATTGTGTCTGCAAGGGCCTGGCCGGATCATCCGGAATGGATGCGTGCATTTATAAAAATGTTAAGGGAGAAAAACAAATCATAA